Genomic segment of Myxococcus stipitatus:
GAGGGATGACGTACTTGTATCCCTGACACATCTGTCATGTTCATGCGGGGTGACGCGCCGCGCTCCGGGCCGCGCCTCCTCGGAGAAAGACAGACACACGTACGGTACGGCTCTTGCTGAGGGGTGAGTCCCCATGCGTCCCCCACGCCTCCAGCGCCGCCATGTCCTCTCGGGCCTGTTGCTCGTCCTCGTCATCTCCGCGTGTCCGGATGAGCACCGGCCGCTCACGCGCGCGGAGGTGGAGGCCATCACCTTCACGCGGCTGGAGCGCTTCGGGACGGAGCAGGCGTTCGACTTCCACCTGGAGCTGCTGGAGCGGATTCGAGACAGCCTGTGGACGGGCGGTGGCCCCGTCCTGGGCTGCGGCGGCTCGAGCGGCGATGGCGGGGGGCTCGCGTCAGAGCCTCCCTCGCAGGACCCCTCCATCACGCACAACCAGGAGTCCGGCGTCGACGAGGGCGACATCGTCAAGGCGGTGGGTGACTGGTTCGTCGTCCTGCGCCGAGGCCGGCTCTTCACCGTGCGGCAGGTGGAAGGCGCGCTCCAGCCAGTGGCGCAGGTGGCCGCGTACCCGGTCGGGTTCGCCAGCAGCACCTGGTACGACGAGATGCTGGTGTACGGCCGCCGCGTCGTCGTCGTGGGCTACAGCTACACCCTGAGGTCGACGGAGGTGGGCCTCTTCCGCCTCGACGACGCGGGTGGACTGACCCACGAGGGCACGCACTTCATCGGCTCCGGCGACTACTACTCGGCACGGGGCTACGCGAGCCGGCTGGTGAATGGCACGCTGGTCTTCTACATGCCCGTCATCCTCGCGAGCCCGCGGGGCCAGCCGGCGGAGCTGCCCAAGGTGCGCACGTGGCTGAGCGGCACCGGGTTCTCCGCGTGGAACCCCGTCCTCTCCCGGATGGACATCTACAAACCCTTGCAGACCACGTTGTGGCCCATGCTGCACACGGTGGTGCGGTGCGACCTGAACGCGCGGGACTTCTCCTGCACGGCGAGCGCGCTGATGGGGCCGCAGGGGCAGACCTTCTACGTGTCGCGCGAGGCGGTGTACGTGTGGGTCTCTCCGGGCTTCGAGTCGTGGACCATCGAGGGCGAGAAGTACGACCCGGAGCGGGTTCGCGACTCGGTGGTGTACCGGATGCCGCTGGATGGGGGTGAGCCCTCCGCCCTGCGCACGCGAGGCAGGCCCACGGATGCATTCTCTCTTCGGGAG
This window contains:
- a CDS encoding beta-propeller domain-containing protein; amino-acid sequence: MRPPRLQRRHVLSGLLLVLVISACPDEHRPLTRAEVEAITFTRLERFGTEQAFDFHLELLERIRDSLWTGGGPVLGCGGSSGDGGGLASEPPSQDPSITHNQESGVDEGDIVKAVGDWFVVLRRGRLFTVRQVEGALQPVAQVAAYPVGFASSTWYDEMLVYGRRVVVVGYSYTLRSTEVGLFRLDDAGGLTHEGTHFIGSGDYYSARGYASRLVNGTLVFYMPVILASPRGQPAELPKVRTWLSGTGFSAWNPVLSRMDIYKPLQTTLWPMLHTVVRCDLNARDFSCTASALMGPQGQTFYVSREAVYVWVSPGFESWTIEGEKYDPERVRDSVVYRMPLDGGEPSALRTRGRPTDAFSLRENADGHLDALLVAQAGKWGRELSQVEGPMALMRAPLADFSPELAPFRPEHFTVLPGPTQGLRQNRFVGNHVLWGSGDAKDSWSTTSGEQRVWVTDLRSPREVHQLPLGHTVARLEPLGAQGALVVGEDPAGLHLTSLALGDGGPERRGYYRHQGSTQGETRSHGFFFKAGADGGGVLGLPLRLQGEQWRHLTYGSAEVSFMRVDPDLKLTSLGALRASETSPVYDACSTSCVDWYGNARPLFYRDRVFALMGYELMEAHVTGSAVEESFRVTYLQPVR